GTGTTGTGGTGGTACTCGCGGGACTCCTCCCACTGCCTCTGGACCCGCGCTTCCTTGACTTCGAAAACGTCCGCGAAGTCCGAGCCCACTGCGAATTCGACCAAACATTCCACGGGTTCCATCGAATGGTTGCGGATAGTGACGTGCTCGACCATTCCCACGCCTACTTCCCGTAAGCGCTCCACGATCAGCGGTGTATCCGCATACCCGTCGGATCGTGTGACGCGGCCGGCGAAGGCTGCCCTGTAGGGCTCTTTTGTCTGGGCGGTCAGAGGCTCCAGCGACTGGCCGTTGATGGTGAGGACCCAATCGGACAGGACCCGGGTGTCCTGGAAAAACATGCCGTGGGGATGATCCGGGTGAATATCGCCGTTAGGCAGGGAGATGCAGAAGGACGTGCCTTCCACCAGGGTGACAGTCCCGGCGCCGAGGGGACCGGCTGCTGTATCCGCGTTCCATCCAGCCACTGTATGGCTCCTCTAAGAACCAAGGACGGCCAGTCCCTGTTCCGGGCTCCCGGCTGTCCTGCTACATCGTCACCTCGACGGTACTCTTGCTGGCCTGCCGGGGCTAGCAGGGCGTCCGCTGAATATTTTCTCCTTCAAGCCTATCGTCGATTGTTGACAATTGCTAGGATGGAAACTGTGCTTTCCAAAGACGGCAGGCACGTTCAAAAGGGCCCAGCCCCAGAAGGAGAATCCATGATCAAGGCCACTGTCATGAGCGACGCAACAACGCAGGACCCGGGGGAGCACATCCCTAAGGCAACCACCAGCACACCGGGCCAGACCGAGGTCTCGTTCCGTTTGTGGGCCCGCGACAACCACAAGACGGGCATCTGGGAGGTCACGCCGGGCGTGTTCAGGAGCACCCGTCCGGGTTACGACGAGATCTGCCAGATCCTCAGTGGCAAGGCGACCATCACGGAAGAAGACGGAACCAGCTTCGACATCGGTCCCGGAACGTTGTTCGTTACTCCGGCAGGATGGACGGGTACCTGGACCATCCACGAGACGCTGCGGAAGATGTGGGTTGTCACGGACGTTCCCACAAGCTAACTCGCAAGGAAGGGCCCGGTTCAACTGAACCGGGCCCTTCCTGTATGAAGACTTTCCTAAGCAGTAATTCCCGTTGCTTCCGGGCTGGAAGTAAGGTCCTCCACGGCCTTTTGCATATGGCGTTTGATGGCCTGCTGGAGTCCATCGCGGTCCCGGGCCTCGAGGAGGTCAAGGAGCTGCTGGTGCTCCTGCACAAGTGCATCAATGCGGGGATATGCCACCTCCAGGCTCAAAATACACATCCTGGATTCGGCAGCAAGAGTCTCATAAATACGTATGAGCCGCGTGTTTCCAGTGCCTGAAACAAAGGCCGTGTGGAATTGCATGTCGAGGCGGGCAATGGCCTGCCAGTCCGAGGCCGCAACCTGCTTGGCCATGTTCCGGATGATGCCCTTGAGCTCTCGGCAGGTATCCGCCACCTGCTCTGCGTCCGAGTCCAAAAGCGTGTTTGCCGCGGCCAACTCCACTGCTTCACGGACAGCGTAGATCTCTTTGACATCCTGCGTGGAAAGCTCCAGCACGAAGACACCGCGGTTGCGCTTGCTCACCAGGATGCCTTCCTGGCAAAGCCGTTGGAGAGCCTCGCGGAGCGGACCCCGCGAAGTGCTCAGCTGGCTGGCCAAGGCAGATTCATTGACCTGCTGGCCAGGTCTGAAGGCCCCTTGGACAATGAGCTCACGTAATTGGTCAGCGATCAGCTGGGCCGTGGGCCGGCCTTCCAATACGAACATTCCCTCCGGTGCCGCCATTGACATCCCCTCATTTCATGCTTCGGCAATTTTGAAACTATTAGACCGCTATTGCGGTGTACTTGTACTCCAGGAATTCTTCGATTCCAATTTTTCCGCCCTCGCGTCCGAGTCCGGATTGCTTGACGCCGCCGAACGGTGCCGCGGGGTTGGAAACCAGGCCGGTGTTCAGGCCGACCATTCCGACTTCCAGTTCCGCGGAGAACCGCAGTGCCTTGTCCATGCTCTCTGTGAACACGTATCCCACCAGGCCCCACTCAGTATCGTTTGCCAGGCGGAGAACTTCGTCCTCACTGTCGAATGCGGTGATCGCTGCCACCGGACCGAAGATTTCAGTGCTCATCAGCGCGGCGTCCGTGGGGACATCCACCAGGACAGTAGGGGTGTAGAAATAGCCGGGGCCATCCGGACGGCTTCCGCCGGTCAGTACGCGTGCTCCCTTGGATACTGCATCTGCAACGAGGCTTTCGACCTTTTCCAAGCCCTTCTGTTCGATGAGGGGCCCGACGTCGGTACCAGCCTTGGCGCCGTTGCCTACCTGCAATTCTGACATCTTCTTGGAGAACTTCTCGCCAAATTCCTCTACGACGGAGCGGTGGACGAAGAAGCGGTTTGCTGCCGTGCAAGCCTCGCCCATGTTGCGCATCTTGGCCTTCATGGCACCGTCCACGGCCTTTTCGATGTCTGCATCGGCCAGCACGATGAACGGGGCGTTGCCGCCGAGCTCCATGGAGGAGCGCATCACGTTGTCCGCCGCCTGCTTCAGCAGAACCTTGCCCACTTCCGTGGAACCAGTGAAGCTGATCTTTCGGGCGATGCCACTGTCAGTCCAGGTCCGAACCACCGAGGAGGCAGTGGAGGTTGTCACAACATTCAGCACACCGTCGGGAAGGCCGGCCTCTTTGAACAGGGCCACCAGAGCCAGCGACGTCAACGGTGTCAGCTCAGCAGGTTTGAACACCATGGTGCAGCCCGCAGCAACGGCCGGGGCGATCTTGCGGGCACCCATGGCGAGCGGGAAGTTCCACGGAGTCACCAGGACAGAGGGGCCAACTGGTTCCTTGGTAATGAGGATGCGGGTGTTTCCATCCACGGAGCTGGCGCTGTCACCACCAATGCGGACTGCTTCTTCCGAGAACCAGCGGAGCATTTCGGCGCCATAGGCTACCTCGCCCCTAGCTTCTGGGAGTGGCTTGCCCATCTCCGCCGTCATGATCGCGGCGAGCCGGTCGGTGTTGGCGATCACCAGGTCAAAAGCGCGTCGAAGGATATCGGCACGCTGACGAGGTGTGGACTTGCTCCACTCCGCCTGTGCGCGACCCGCTGCCTGAATAGCCAAGGCAGCGTCTTCAGGGCCGCCGTCGGCAACGTGGGCAATCACTTCGTTCGTGGCAGGGTTTTCAACGGCGAAGGTGGCACCACTGGCGGCCTTCTGCCACGTTCCGTCAATGAACAGGTCCGTTGGGATGGTGGAGGGATCAAAGGAGGTAGTCATGGTCGCTCTTTCAGTGATCAGGGGGACTAGGAGGTGGCCGTTTTGAGCACCTGCGTGAACTTGGACAGGCCCTGCTGAATTTCATCGCTGCTGACATTCAGGGCGGGGATGAGGCGAATAACGTTGCCGTGCGGACCGCAGGTGAGGAGCAGGAGTTCTTCCTTGATGGCGGCCTGTTGGACGGCGAGGGCAGTTGCTGCGTCCGGGGTGTTGTCGGCGGCGGTGAATTCGACGCCCTGCATCAGGCCGCGGCCACGCACGTTGCCGATTCCTGCGAATTCCGCTTGCAGATTGTCCAGTCCTGCCCGCAGTTCGTCACCGCGGAGCAAGGCGTTCTCCACGAGGTTCTCGCGCCGGATCACACCCAAAGTTGCGACGCCGGCTGCTGCCGCGACTGCGTTTCCGCCATAGGTTCCGCCCTGGGAACCTGGCCAAGCCTTGCCCATCAAGTCGGCGGAGGCGGCGATTGCGGAGATGGGGAAGCCGCTGGCAAGTCCCTTGGCGGTGATCACGACGTCGGGGCTGATTCCTGCCCAGTCGTGTCCCCAGAACTTGCCGGTGCGGCCGACTCCCGCCTGGACCTCGTCCAGGATGAGCACGATGCCGTGCTTGTCGGCGCGCTCACGCAGGCCTTGGAGGAATGCGACAGGGGTGGGGATGTACCCGCCGTCACCCAGAACCGGTTCGATGATGAAACCGGCCGTATCGCTGGGGGCGCTGATGGTCATCAGAAGGTGGTCGAGTTCCTTCAGGGCGAATTCGACGGCGGTGGCTTCGTCCCAGCCGTACCGGTACCAGTGCGGGAACGGGGCAACGTGCACGCCACCCATGATGGGGGAGAACCCCGAGCGGAATTTGGTTCCCGCGGTAGTCAAGGAGGCGGCCGCTACTGTGCGCCCGTGGAACCCACCCTGGAAGGAGATGATGTTGGGCCGTCCGGTGGCCATGCGGGCCAGACGGATGGAGGCCTCTACTGCTTCAGAGCCGGAGGTTGCGTAGAAGACGCTGTCCAAGCCCTGTGGCAGGACGCCACCCAGCAGTTCCGTGAGTTCCAGGAGGGGCTTGTGCATCACGGTGGTGTACTGGGCATGGACAATCTTGCCCACCTGTTCGCGGGCTGCGGCCACCACATCGGGGTGGCAGTGTCCGGTGCTGGTGACGCCGATTCCGGTGGTGAAATCCAGGTACTTCTTGCCGTCTGTGGCGTGGATCCAACTACCGGACGCGTAGTCCACGACCACTGGAGTGGCCTGCTTCAGGATGGGGCTAAGTGTTGCCATGGCTTCATACTTTCTTAGTAACTGTAGATTGTCAACAATACGCGATTCGCGGGTCATTAGCCCGCGAATCGTGTGATGCCTAGTTCTTGAACCTCTGTGGACGGACGAAGTCCAGGCCGTCAAAGCCGCCCTTGCCCAGTGCCTCGCTGGCAGCAATCTGGCCGTAGCCGGAAGCCATCTTGAAGCCGGCTCCGGAGAAACCGGTGGCGGAGTAGATCCGGCCGGACTCAGTGAAGAAGCCCAGAAGGGGCTGCGAATCCGAGGTGAAGAGGTCCGGGAAGGCATCCGAGCGGACGATGCTGGGAACCAAGCCCGGGAAGAATTCGGTAATCGTCTCAGTGGTTTCTGCAATCTCCGCTTTGGTCAGCTCCCTGGGCACTGAGTCTGCAGCCGGGGTTGGTGCCCCGCGGCCATCAAGCGTGGCTTTAACGGTGACGCCGTCCACCGCGGGCGCTCCATACATGGAGCGATCGCCGGAAATCCTGATGAAGATGGGGAACTTCTCCGGCGTGAACTGGGTTGCGTCGCGGGCGACGAACCAGCTCAGGAAAATCCTGCGGGTTTCCGTGTGTGCCTTCAGGTACTCGGGCATGAGCTGCTGGGACCACCCACCGGATGCGATGATCACCCGTTCGAAGGTCCAGGACTGTTCGCCGGAGGTGACGACAACGCCGTCGTTGGTTTCGGTGATGCTGCTGACAGGAGTATTGCTGAGGACGGTTGCCCCGTTTGCCTGTGCCGCTGCAACCGCCGCGGTAACTGCCCGATCCGTGCGAAGTGCGCCGCCGAAGGGATCGTAAACGGCTACGTCATCAGCCCGGAGGTTGTGCTGCGGGTAGCGTTCCGCCATTTCCTCACGAGTGAGGATTTGGTGCCTCGCTCCGTTGATCCGGGTAGTTTCCAGCAGCTTGGGAATGTAGGGTCCATCAACTGTGCCGATGGAGAGTCCGCCACACCGGGTGAGGATATCCTGTCCCGTTTCTGCTTCGAGCTCGGCCCAGAGATCCCGTGAGCGCTCCAGGATGGGGTAGTAGTCCGGCCTTCCCCTGTAAAGCATCCGGAACAGGCGGGTGTCACCACCTACCGCACTTCGGCCATGCCCGGGGGCGTGTGCTTCGATGCCGACCACGGAATCGGACAACCGTGAGGCCTGCCAGAGTGCCATGCTTCCGATGCTGCCCAGGCCGATGACGGCGAGTTTTCCATCCATCGCTTAGAGCACCTGCTTCAGGAAGGCCTGGGTGCGTGCTTCTTTGGGGTTCTTCAGGATTTCCCGGGCGTCGCCGCGTTCCACCACGTAGCCCTCGTCCATGAAGATCAGGGAATCGGCCACTTCGCGGGCAAAGCCCATCTCGTGGGTGACTACCACCATGGTCATGCCCCTTTTGGCGAGGTCCTGCATGACAGCCAGGACTTCCCCTACCTTTTCGGGGTCAAGGGCACTGGTGGGTTCGTCGAACAGGATGATTTCCGGATCCATGGCCAAAGACCGGGCGATGGCCACGCGTTGCTGCTGCCCGCCGGAAAGTTCGGCCGGGTAGCGGTCGCCGAAAGCGCCGAGGCCCACGCTCGTCAGCAGTTCCTGGGCGCGCTTGGAGGATTCCTTCTTGTCGGCACCTTTGACGAGCACGGGGCCTGACATGACGTTCTCGCGGGCGGTCATGTTCGGGAACAGGTTGAACTGCTGGAAGACCATGCCTACCCGTGTACGTTGCTGGGCAAGCTTCTTGGGGGGCAGCGCGTGGTAAGCGTTGTCGGTCTCGTAGTAGCCGAAATCATCGCCGTTGACTTTCAGGATTCCGGAGTCCACGGTCTCCAGGCCGTTGATGCAGCGCAACAGGGTGGACTTGCCGGAACCGCTGGGTCCGATAATGCAGCAGATTTCACCGCTGGCAATATCGAGGTCGATATCGTGGAGAACGGTCTTGTGCCCAAAGGACTTACGAATTCGGCGGGCTTGGATCGTGCCGTCGTTGCTCATCGTGCGATTCCTTCCGGCGCTGTCAGTTGGACTTTCCTGGCCTTGCGGGGAACCCGGGCGGAGGTATGGGAGTATTTCTGTTCGAGCTTGGACTGCGGGTAGCTCAGCACCAACGTCATTACCAGGTACCAGAGGCTCGCGACGATCAGCAGCGGGATGGTCTCGTAGGTGCGTGCGTAGATGAGCTGGGCGCTCTGGAGAAGTTCCGCAACACCCAGGACGCTGACCAAGGATGTTTCCTTGAACATTCCGATGACCTGGTTGCCGGTAGCCGGAATGATCGAGGGCATGGCCTGGGGAATGATGATCTTGCGCATCTTCGTAGCGGCGCTCATTCCCAGGGAGTCCGCGGCTTCGATTTGTCCCTTGCCCACCGAGGAGAACCCGCCGCGGATGATTTCTGCCATGTATGCGGCTTCGTTCAACGTCAGGCCAACCAAGGCTGCGGTGATCGGGCCCATGAGTGCATTCGTGTCGATCGCGGTACCGATGTCGGTAAACGGGATCCCGATGGTCAGGTTCGGGTACAAGGCCGAAATGTTGAACCAGAAGATCAGCTGGACCAGCACCGGGGTACCGCGGAACAGGGTGATGAAAACGCCCGCTGTGGCCGCGATCGGTTTGACTTTCGAGGACCTCATGATGGCAATGACCAGGCCGAGGAGGGTGCCCAAGGCCATGCTGGCGACCGTAAGGAAGATGGTGAGCATCAGCCCGCGGAGGATCGATTCGTGGGTGAAGTACTTGGCCACGACGTCCCACTTGAAATTGGGGTTGGTGGAGACCGAGAAGAGGATGCCCGCGCCAAGCAGGATGGAAACCACCCAAGCGACGTATTCAAAAGTACTTCTGCGACGAAGACGGGGCTTGAGTGCCGGATCGATTCCGTTCATTGTCGGTTTGCTTCCGTTACTGATGGTTTGCACCATGGGAGCACCTCTCCTAGTTGAGTTTTGCGTCCGTGATGGCACCGGACTCGAGGCCCCAGTTGGCGAGGGACTTCTTGTATTCCGGGCTGTTCAGGACCGACTGGATGGCGGCCTGGAGGGCGGGAGTCAGGGCAGATCCCTTTTTGACGCCGATAGCGGTGAGGTCGCTGGAGCCAACGTTAACCTGCGGTGTCAGGATCGTGAAGGCTTTCGGCTGCTGCTTCTCGGCCCAGGCGAGGGAGGTTGTGTCGTAGAAGATACCGTCGATGCGCTTGGACGCCAGCTGGGTCAGGGCTTCCTGGACGTTGGGCAGCGTCACGGCGTTGATCGCTGGCTGTCCCTTGGAGGTGCAGGTCTGCTCGTTAAGGGCCGGGAGCCGCTTGAGCTGGCCGGTAGAGCCCTGGGTGACGGCGATGTTCTTACCGCACAGCGTCTCGTTGGTGAGTTTCAGCGGGTTACCCGCGGCCACGGCCACCGAGTTGCCGGCCTTGAAGTAGTCGATCATGTCCAGGACCTTCAACCGCTCATCGGTCTTTGACATGGTCGTGGCGGTGAAGTCGTAGCGGCCACCGTCAAGACCAGGGACGATCGTGTCGAACTTCGTGTCCTGGAACTTCAGCTTCAGGCCGAGCTTCTTGGCCACCAGGCGGGCGATGTCCGGGTTCAGGCCGATCGCCGTCGAGTTGTCCTCGGCAAGGAACGTCGTCGGCGGGTAGTGCAGGTCCATCGCGACCGTCAGCTCGCCCTTGTCCTTATAAGATGCCGGCAGGAGGCTCACGGCCTTTTCGTCGGGCTGGACGCCCTCGGAGATGTCAGTGGTGTTTGAAGTCTTGCTGTCTGGCGTATCGCTGCTGTTGGCTGTTCCGCCGCAGGCGCTCAGTGCGAGTAGTACGGCAAGTCCTGCAGCTGCAGTCTGGGCCTTGGTTCGAATCTTCATGGTGCTTCCCTTCGAGGGAGTTGGTCACGGGGGAGGGAGAAGTTCTAGGTTGTAATGTGATCCGGATCTCTCCGTCATCTACTGCAATGCAACCCCCTCAACAGTAGATTGTCAACAATTGACAGAAACTTTTTTCAGTTAGGTCCTTGGTTGAGAATCGTTCTAAATACCGCCTAGAAACTGTTGACAATTTACAATTTGCCCCCCTAGAGTCGAATCACAAGCCTCCCCTTCCATCTCCCTAAAAGAACGGAAACCCCATGGCAGAGACCAACTTCCGGCCGAAGTACATCTCCTTCGATGTCTACGGCACGCTGATCAACTTCGACATCGATCCCACAACCCGGCGGCTGCTTGATGGACGTATCTCCGAAGAGCAGTGGCCTACGTTCAAGAAGCAGTTCCGTGGCTACCGCTTCGACGAGGTCCTGGGCGACTACAAGCCGTATGAGGCGATCCTTCAGGATTCCTTTGACCGCGTGTGCAAGCGCTGGGGCATTGGGCCCACCGAAGGTGCCGGCGCAGCGTTCGCTGAGGCTGTCCGCGGCTGGGTTGCCCACGAGGACGTGCCGGCCCCGCTGAAGCTCATGGGCGATAACTACCAGCTTGTGGCTCTGTCCAACGCCGACACCAGCTTCCTGGACATCAGTATTCCCAAGCTCGGTGCAGAGTGGCACGCCGTGTTCACCGCTGAGCAGGCCCAGGCCTACAAGCCGCGCTACCAGGCTTTTGAGTACATGCTCGATACCCTGAACGCCAAGCCGGAGGACTTCCTGCACGTCTCCTCGCACACCCGGTACGACATGCACCCGATGCACGACATGGGCTTCCGCAACCTCTGGATGCTGGACCGCGGCTATGACCCCATTGGCCAGGGCTACGACCTCAACACTGTTACGTCCTTGGACGAGCTCAACAAGCACCTCGGTCTCTAAACAGACTTCCAGGCGAAAGGTCATACCGTGAAACTTGTTCCCTACTGGCTCGATACTGCAGAGCCTTCCGGCGATTACCGTCGCACTCCGGTCCCGGAAAACGTTGATGTTGCGATTATCGGTGCCGGTTTTACCGGGCTGTCAGCAGCCCTTGAATTCGCCAAGCAGGGCGCCAGCGTGGCCGTTTTCGAACGCCACACCGTTGGCTGGGGTGCTTCGGGCCGTAACGGGGGAATGGCTACGACCGGTTTGGCCATTGGCTTCAGCACGGCAGTCAAGCGCTACGGGGCTCCGCGTGCGGTTGAGATGTTCCGCGAATACAACGACGCGATCGAAACCATCGAGAAACTGGTGCACGACAACGGCATCGACTGCGACTTCAAGCGCTTCGGCAAGCTCTCCCTAGCGTTCCACAAGTCCCACTACGACGGCTTCCTGAAGTCCCAGGAACTGCTCGCCAACCTGGTCGACCACCACGTAAAGGTCATCCCCAAGTCCGAGATCCACAGCGAAATCGGCACGGACTTCTACCAGGGTGCCATGATGGATCCGCTGGGTGCCGGGCTCCACGTAGGGAAGTTCGTGCACGGCCTGGCGAAGGTGGCAATCGACAACGGCGCGGCCATCTGCGAGAACGCATCCGTCACCGAACTGAACAAGGTCTCCGGGACAGTGCACGATGTGCACACCACCCGTGGAATTACCCGGGCCAAGCAGGTCCTGGTCGCCACCAGCGGCTACACCGGCAACGTCACCCCGTGGCTGCAGCGTCGCGTGATCCCGGTGGGCAGCTTCATCATCTGCACGGAGCCTCTATCTGAAGAGGTAGTGAACCGTATCCTGCCCAACAGGCGCCAGGCCTCTGACAGCAAGATGCTGACCTACTACTTCCGGATCACGCCGGACAACAGGCTGCTGTTTGGTGGTAGGGCCCGATTCGCTTTGTCCAGCCCGGACTCGGACGTCAAGAGCGCCGAAATCCTGCACAAGGCCATGACTGAGCTCTTCCCGTACCTCTCCAAGGCCAAGGTGGACTACATCTGGGGTGGCCTGGTGGATCTCTCCATGGACCAGATGGTCCATGCCGGCCAGCATGACGGCCTCTTCTACTCCCTCTGCTACAGCGGCCATGGTGTTCAGATGGCGGCCCACATGGGTAAGCGGATGGCCCACTACATGGCTGGCGACAAGTCGGCAAATGTGTGGGAAGACCTGAAGAACCCGCCGGTGCCCGGCCACTTCGGCCCGCCATGGTTCCTGCCGTTCATTGGCGGAGCCGCGAAGATCATCGACCGTATCAAGTAGACATTCCGCTAGCCAGGCAAGGTAAAGGTTCCCATGAGTTCATCAACAACCGTCACTGGAGCGCGCCCAAAAACAGCTGAGGAAACGGCCTACAGGCGGGCAAGCGTTGCGGCGCTTCCCGGTGGTGCGTTCCTCGAAGGCCTGTGGGAGACCGCTGACAGGATCCTGGAAGTCCGGGACCCTGAAGACGGCCTGCTGCTGGGCACTGTGTGTTCTTCAACCCCGCAGGATGTCCGTCGGGCGGTTGCCCATATTCACCGCCACCTCCTGGATGATGAATGGCCTCTGCGGGAACGCCGAGAGGCCTTGGAAAGGGCCGCGGTGCTCGTGGCTGAGCAGTCGGTCCGCTTCTCGGAGATTATTGCCGCGGAGAGCAGCAAGACCATCAACGAGGCCGAGCGTGAAGTGCGCCGGTGCATCGAGACGTTGCGGCTTTCGGCGGCAGCGTCGAGTGAACTCGTGGGGGAGACTCTCGGCTTTGAGGACAGCATGGCCGGAGCCAACAAGATCGGCTGGTACAGCCGGAAACCCGTTGGCATCATCGCCGCCATCACGCCCTTCAACGATCCGCTGAACCTCGTGGCACACAAGCTGGGCCCGGCGCTGATCGGAGGCAACGGCGTCGTGCTTAAACCCTCAGGCCGCACACCGCTGACCGGGCTGGCTTTTGTCCAGCTGTTGCTTGAGGCCGGTGTTCCGACTGGTCGCATTGCCGCGATCGTGTCCGGACCGGGGGTGTCCGAAGCGATCGTGACCGACCCCCAGGTGGACCTCATCTCCTTCACCGGCGGGCCAGCGACGGCGGACCGGATTGCTGCCGCTGCTGGCGCCAAGAAGATCCTTTCGGAGCTGGGCGGCAACAACGCTACGATCGTCTGCGCCGACGCCGAACCGGCAACCGCTGCTGAGGCGATCGTCGCCGGGGCGTTCGGTGTGGCCGGCCAGAATTGCCTGTCCGTCCAGCGCGTTTACGTCCACATTTCGCTGTTCGACGAAGTCGTTGAAAAGGTACTCACGGGGACCCGCGCGATCCGCGTCGGAGCAAAGATGGACCGCAGCACCGACGTCGGTCCGCTCATCACCGAAGCGGAGGCCCGCCGGGTGGAGGCCTGGGTGGAGGAAGCCAAAGCGGCGGGCGCCACCGTTCGTGTGGGCGGTCAGCGCCACGGCGCCTTCTACCAACCAACCGTGCTCACCGATGTGCCGGCAGACGCCCGCGTCATCGTTGAAGAAGTGTTTGGCCCCGTGGTCAGCATCATGCCCTTCATCCAGATCTCTGACGCCATCCACGCGGCGAATGCCTCCGAATACGGGCTCCAGGCCGGTGTCTTCACCGAATCCATTGACCTGGCCCTGACGATCGCGGACAAGCTGCACGTGGGGGCTGTGGTCATCAACGAGACCAGCGATGTCCGGATCGACTCCATGCCCTTTGGCGGGTTCAAGAAGTCCGGCGTGGGCCGTGAAGGCGTCAAGCACGCCGTCCGCGAAATGACCGAGCCCAAGAGCACCATTATCAAACTGGCGGAGCCCGCCACCCGCTGGCAGCAGCTGACGGGCACCTCAGAACGGAACGCATCATGACTACCCACAAAATCGCGGTCATCGCCGGCGACGGTATCGGCAAGGAAGTGGTCCCCGCGGCCATCGAAACCCTGGAACGAATCGCTGAAATCCACTCCATCAACCTGAAGTTCACGCACTTCGACTGGGGATCTGACTACTACGCCCAGCACGGACGCATGATGCCGGTGGACGGCCTGGAGCAGCTGGCGCAGCATGACGCCATTTTCCTGGGTGCCGTGGGCTCCCCGGAGGTGTCCGATGCTGAATCGCTGTGGGGGTTGTTGATTCCCATCCGCCGCGAATTCCAGCAGTACATCAACCTGCGTCCGGTAAAAACGCTCGACGGCGTGAAGTCGCCGCTGGCGAACAAGGAACCGATCGATATCCTCATCGTGCGTGAAAACAACGAAGGGGAATACTCGGAGGTCGGCGGACGCATGTACCGCGGGCTGCCCCACGAAACCGCGGTCCAGGAAACCATCTTCACCCGCCTGGGAGTATCACGGGCCGCGCACTACGCCGCCTCGCTCGCGTCCTCCCGCAGGGGCCACCTCACCTCGGCCACCAAGAGCAACGGCATCATCCACACCATGCCTTTCTGGGACGAGGTCGTGGAAGAAACCACCCG
This genomic stretch from Micrococcaceae bacterium Sec5.1 harbors:
- a CDS encoding haloacid dehalogenase type II is translated as MAETNFRPKYISFDVYGTLINFDIDPTTRRLLDGRISEEQWPTFKKQFRGYRFDEVLGDYKPYEAILQDSFDRVCKRWGIGPTEGAGAAFAEAVRGWVAHEDVPAPLKLMGDNYQLVALSNADTSFLDISIPKLGAEWHAVFTAEQAQAYKPRYQAFEYMLDTLNAKPEDFLHVSSHTRYDMHPMHDMGFRNLWMLDRGYDPIGQGYDLNTVTSLDELNKHLGL
- a CDS encoding FAD-binding oxidoreductase, which produces MKLVPYWLDTAEPSGDYRRTPVPENVDVAIIGAGFTGLSAALEFAKQGASVAVFERHTVGWGASGRNGGMATTGLAIGFSTAVKRYGAPRAVEMFREYNDAIETIEKLVHDNGIDCDFKRFGKLSLAFHKSHYDGFLKSQELLANLVDHHVKVIPKSEIHSEIGTDFYQGAMMDPLGAGLHVGKFVHGLAKVAIDNGAAICENASVTELNKVSGTVHDVHTTRGITRAKQVLVATSGYTGNVTPWLQRRVIPVGSFIICTEPLSEEVVNRILPNRRQASDSKMLTYYFRITPDNRLLFGGRARFALSSPDSDVKSAEILHKAMTELFPYLSKAKVDYIWGGLVDLSMDQMVHAGQHDGLFYSLCYSGHGVQMAAHMGKRMAHYMAGDKSANVWEDLKNPPVPGHFGPPWFLPFIGGAAKIIDRIK
- a CDS encoding aldehyde dehydrogenase family protein, whose protein sequence is MSSSTTVTGARPKTAEETAYRRASVAALPGGAFLEGLWETADRILEVRDPEDGLLLGTVCSSTPQDVRRAVAHIHRHLLDDEWPLRERREALERAAVLVAEQSVRFSEIIAAESSKTINEAEREVRRCIETLRLSAAASSELVGETLGFEDSMAGANKIGWYSRKPVGIIAAITPFNDPLNLVAHKLGPALIGGNGVVLKPSGRTPLTGLAFVQLLLEAGVPTGRIAAIVSGPGVSEAIVTDPQVDLISFTGGPATADRIAAAAGAKKILSELGGNNATIVCADAEPATAAEAIVAGAFGVAGQNCLSVQRVYVHISLFDEVVEKVLTGTRAIRVGAKMDRSTDVGPLITEAEARRVEAWVEEAKAAGATVRVGGQRHGAFYQPTVLTDVPADARVIVEEVFGPVVSIMPFIQISDAIHAANASEYGLQAGVFTESIDLALTIADKLHVGAVVINETSDVRIDSMPFGGFKKSGVGREGVKHAVREMTEPKSTIIKLAEPATRWQQLTGTSERNAS
- a CDS encoding tartrate dehydrogenase, whose translation is MTTHKIAVIAGDGIGKEVVPAAIETLERIAEIHSINLKFTHFDWGSDYYAQHGRMMPVDGLEQLAQHDAIFLGAVGSPEVSDAESLWGLLIPIRREFQQYINLRPVKTLDGVKSPLANKEPIDILIVRENNEGEYSEVGGRMYRGLPHETAVQETIFTRLGVSRAAHYAASLASSRRGHLTSATKSNGIIHTMPFWDEVVEETTRLYPDVTLTSELVDALAAHLVLKPWTLDVIVASNLLGDILSDLGSSVTGSIGVAPSANLNPEGDFPSLFEPVHGSAPDIAGKGLANPVGQMWSGAMMLQHLGHPEAAEHLQLAFESALREGLGTRDVGGPSSTSEFTAAVMAAIDVIDVVGSILDGTAAKSAGAPASS